From a single Desulfonatronum thioautotrophicum genomic region:
- a CDS encoding DUF4911 domain-containing protein — protein MSGLRSTSATMLPRYSSRMYLQLAPDGISLLKFLLEAEDNLAYLTTVSPHTAVVKLVFAPRQEREVREFLETAHHKVTFHEVAIFRGVDGLEAT, from the coding sequence ATGTCTGGCTTGCGGTCGACCTCCGCCACCATGCTCCCACGCTATTCAAGCCGAATGTACCTGCAACTGGCTCCGGACGGCATTTCCCTGCTGAAGTTTCTCTTGGAAGCCGAGGACAATCTGGCCTATCTGACTACGGTGAGCCCCCACACGGCGGTGGTCAAGCTGGTCTTCGCTCCAAGGCAGGAGCGGGAAGTCCGGGAATTTCTGGAAACGGCGCATCACAAGGTGACGTTTCACGAGGTGGCTATCTTCCGTGGGGTGGACGGTCTGGAGGCAACATGA